The DNA region GTCAGATCGCAGTACGGCCGAACAGTACGTGACAGACGCCCGAACACGGCAGTTTCCGCTATCGAAATCGTTTAGCCAACAACTTTCAAAACGCCGGCTACGACCATGAGGGATATCGCGTCTGGCTTTACGACGGCCGCGTACACGTCGGCGACCACGACCCGACCGGGAGTCCGGCGTACGGGCGAACACCGATGACCGGTGAAGCCCGACAGTCCGACACCGACACCGGTCCCCTCGACGGCGTGACGGTCCTCGACGCCTCCCGCGTGCTCGTCGGCCCGTTCTGTACGATGCAGTTGGGCGACCTCGGCGCGGACGTCATCAAGATAGAGCGTCCCGGTAGCGGCGACCAGACGCGCGGGTGGCACCCGCCGACGTACGGTGACTCCGAGGAGAGCGCCTACTACCTGAGCGTCAACCGCAACAAGCGCTCGCTGACGCTCGACCTCGCGTGCGAGGAGGGGCGCGACGTGTTTCGAAGCCTCGCGAGCGAGGCGGACGTCGTCGTCTCGAACTTCCGCGTCGGCAAGATGGCGGAGTTCGGTCTCGACTACCAGACGCTGAAAGCGGAGAACCCCGGCCTCGTTTACTGCGCACTCTCGGGCTACGGCGAGTGGGGTCCAGATCGGGACCGACCGGCGTACGACCTCATCATGCAGGCCGAGGGCGGCCTCATGAGCATCACCGGCGAGGAGGACGGCGCGCCGGTGCGCGTCGGTGTCGCCATCGCCGACATCGGCGCGGGGATGTACGCGACGCAGGCGATTCTCGCCGCGCTGTTCGAGCGCGAACTCGGCGACGGCACCGGCCAGAAGGTGGACGTCTCGCTGCTCGACGGACAGGTGGCGTGGATGAGCTACATGGCCACCAACTACTTCGCGACGGACGTTCCGCCGGGACGGATGGGGAGCAAACACCCGACTATCGCCCCGTATCAGGCGTTTCCGACCGCGGACGGCTACGTCGTCGTCGCGGTTCCCTCCCCCACCCTCTGGCCGAAGTTCTGCGCGGCCATCGGCCACGAGGAACTCGTCGACGACGAACGCTTCGCCGACAACGCCGCGCGGGTCGAACACCGCGACGAACTCGACGCGATACTGGAAGCCGAGTTCGAGACGCACACCACCGAGGAACTGCTCGCGCTGTTCGCCGAGTTCGGCGTCCCCGCCAGCGACGTGAAGGATATGGAGGACGTCTTCGAGAACCCGCAGGTCCGCGCGCGAGGGATGCGACAGTCGGTGTCGCACCCGACCGCCGGCGAGGTGGTGATGCCGGGCAGTCCGATGCATCTCTCGAAGACGCCGACGTCCGTCCGTCAGCACCCGCCGCTGCTCGGCGAGCACACCGCCGAGATTCTCCGCGAGTTCGGTTACACCGACGACGACATCGCGCAGTTCGGAGAAGACGGCGTCGTCTGAGACGCTCGCGCCAATCGGCCCTCTCTCTCGGTTTATTTGTCCCGTGCGACCGAACTCCGACGCCGTGCTACACGCTGTCGCACCGTGACAAGCCTTTTTCAGGTTCCCCGAGACGACCGGATATGTTCCCCGAGACGGTCGAGACCGAACGCCTCCGCTTGGAGCGCCTCGGTCCCGACACGGTCGACGTCCACGACTTCTACGCGGTCATGTCGTCAGCGGAGATGGACGAGGTAACTCGTCACCACACGCAGACGAGACACGAGACGCCGAAGGAGAGCGCCGATTACCTCGACGAAAAGGCCGAAAAGTGGAAGAGCGGCGAGGCCGCGCAGTACGTCGTCCGTCCGCGCGACGGCGAGGACGGTGCGGGCGAGTTCGCGGGCGTCACCGGTCTCGGGTTCCAGTGGGAGAAACGGACCGCCATCATGGGCCTGTGGCTCCGCAAGCGCTTCTGGGGTCGCGGTTACTCCGGTGAGCGTGCGGCGGCGCTGTTGCACGTCGCCTTCGCCGAACTGGACCTCGAGCTCGCCTCGCCCGCGCACACGCCGGAGAACGAGCAGTCCAGGCGCGCCATCGAGAAGTACGTCGACCGATTCGGCGGCCGGTACGAAGGAATCCTCAGAAACTGGGTGCCCGCCGAGATGACGACCACGGGAGAGACATGGGATCTCCACCGCTACTCCATTGCGCAGACGGAGTGGTGTGCCGCCGTCGACGACGAGACGGTCGAGACGCCGGAGGTGCAGGTCAGCTATGAGTAGCGGCCTCTTCCCGACGGTTATCGAGACGGAGCGTCTCCGACTCGAACCTCGAACGCCGGAGTACGTCGACGTCCACGAACTGTACCGCATCTGCTCGCCGTCGCCGGAGATGGACGAAGTCACTCGGCACCTCCCGTGGTCGCCGCACGATACTCCCAAAGAGACGTCCGAGTTCCTGCGTCGGGGGCGGCAGCACCGTGAGAACCACGAGACGGTCGACTACGTCATCAGACCACGAGAGAACGAGGACGGCGCAGGCGAAATCGCCGGATTCGGCGGGTTGAACCTCCAGTGGGACCGCCGCAGCGCCGGACTCGGTCTCTGGCTCGGAAAACGGTTCTGGGGCCGCGGCTACTCCGCCGAGCGCGCGGCGGCGCTGCTCGAACTCGCGTTCGACCATCTGGACCTCGAACTCGTCCGCGTGTGCCACGACCCCGAGAACGAGAACTCCCGACGGGCCATCAAGAAGTACGTCGACCGCTTCGGCGGCCAGCGCGACGGCACGTTCCGCAACGCGGCGGCGACGGTTGATGGTGAGGTCGTCGACCGGACGCACTACACGGTAACGCAGAGACAGTGGCGCGAGGCCGGTGGCGATACCGAGCCGACGGTCCGAATGCGGTGGGACGACGACTGACCCCGCTCACTCCGCGTCCGGCAACGACCCGGCGACGACCGTGCCGCCCTTCAGCACCGCCTCGGGGTTGTTCAGACGCGTCACGTCCTCGGTGGGGTCGCCGTCGACGACGAGCAGGTCGGCGAACGTGCCGGGTTCGAGCGTCCCCGACCCCTCCAACCCGATCGCGTCGGCGGCCGTTTCGGTCATCGCCCGAATCGCCTCGGTCTCGGTCATGCCGTACTCGGCCATGAACGAGATTTCGGTCGCGTTCGAGCCGTGAGCGTTGAACGGCGTGCCCGCGTCGGTGCCGCCGGCGATTTCGACGCCCGCTTCGACGGCCCGACGGAACGAGTCGATGTGGCGCTCGTACACGTCGCGCGTCTTTCTGGCGCTCTCCTCGGTCGCCATCTCGGTGTTGCGGATGATGTGGTACGGTGCGGAGAGCGTCGGGACGAGCGTCACGTCCTCGTCGACGAGCATCTCGATGGCCTCGTCGTCGAGAAACGTCCCGTGTTCGACCGTGTCGACGCCCGCTGCGACGGCGGCTTTGACACCCTCGCCACCGTGGGCGTGCGTCGCCCCGTGGACGCCGCGGCGGTGTGCCTCGTCGACGATGGCGTGCAGTTCCTCGTCGGTCATCGCCACCGCGTCGGGGTCGCTGCCGGGCGTCGTCACCCCGCCGGTGGTCATGAACTTGATGAACTCAGCGCCCTGCTTGATCTGCTCGCGGACCGCCTTGCGGGCGTCGTCCGGGCCGTCGATCTCCCGTCCGAGGTGGTGGCCGTGCCCGCCGGTGATGGTGATGGAGCGGCAGTTGGCGACCATCCGCGGTCCCGGCACGTCGCCGCTGTCGACGGCGCGCTTCAGGGTGGGGTCCACGTCGCGCGCGCCCATCGCGCGGACGCCCGTCACGCCCGATTCGAGCGTCTTTCGGGCGTTTCGCGCCTCGACCAACGCGAGTTCCGCGTCGCTCATGCCGACCACGTCCTCGACGCTCACCTCGCCGGAGAGCGAGAAGTGGACGTGCGCGTCAACGAGACCCGGCAGCACCGTCCGACCGGGCAGAGAGACGACCGGTTCGTCGGCGTCGGTCGCGGCCTCCGCGTCGCCGACGGCGAGTATCTCCCCCGCGTCGGCGTCGACGCGGATCGACCCCTCACGGGACTCTCCTCGGTCGAACAGCAGCACGTCTCGAAGAATCATCGTCGGCCCGTAGTGTCGGCGTAGGCTTGAACGTGTCTTTCTACGGTATGTGGGTGCACACGACACATTTCGGTCGCGTACCACGTGGCCAGAAAGCACTTCCGGCACCGCCAAGTTCGGGGAGAGTATGACAGAGACGAACAGCGGCCGGTTCGGTGTTCTCACCGCCGTCGCGGGCGTGCTCGCGGGGACCGTCGCCTACGCGTTCGGGTACGCGCTGACGTACGTGCTCACGAGTTCGGAGATACAGAACTCCAGCGCACAGCAACTGCTGGAGGTTTTCAGCGGCGAGTCGGCCACGTGGAAAGCCGTCGGCTGGGTGTTCTACAACGCGCACTTCGTCGACGCGCAGATTCCCAGCCTGTTCGGCGCGTCCCGCGCGATCAACTTCGTCGCGGAGGTCGAAGCGTTCCCGTCGCTGCTGTACGTCCTCCCGCCGGTACTTCTGCTGCTCGCCGGTGTTGTCGTCGCGCGGATCGGCGGTGTCTCGGACGCCGCAGACGGCGCGAAAGTGGGCGCGTCGGTACTCGCCGGCTACTTCGCGCTCTCGGTCGTCGGCGCGTTCCTCTTTACCGTTCCCATCGGCGAAACGGCCACGGCCGAACCCGACTTCGTCGCCGCCGTCCTCGTCGCGGGTGTCGTCTACCCGGCCGTCTTCGCGACCCTCGGCGGTGTCGTCGCGGGCGTCGTTCAGAGTTCGCGGGCGACCATCTCGCCCCAATGAGTGAAGCCGAACCGCTCGTAGAACGCCCGTGCGCGCTCGTTCTCCCCGTCGACGTCGAGCACCATCCGGTCGAGCGGGAGCTCTTGCGCCCGCGCCGCGTCGAGCGCGGCGTCGAGTAACTCGTCGGCGACGCCCGTTCCGCGGTGGTCGGGGGCAACGTAGATCTCGTTGAGCACGGCCGCGTCCCAGATCATCGACAGCGACGCCGGGAGGACGAACGCGTAGCCGACGAGTCGGCCCTCGCCGTTCTCGGCGACGTGGATCGTCCGCCCGTCCTCGTCGACACAGCGGTCGACCCACGCTCGATACGACTCGCGGTACTCGTCGGTGAGTTTCGCCTCGTACGTCTCGCGCTTGTCGTCGCCGCCGGTGCCGTCGCCCAGTCCGAGTTCGAACGCGCGTTTCAGTTCCCAGAGGTCGTCGTACTCGCTGTCCTCGCCGTGTGCGTAGGGCCGAACGTCCATGTCGGCGTGTCGACGACGGTCGGTATCAGTAGTTCGGAGTCCGTCTCTCCGGTCGCGTTGTCCCCGTCACTCGTGTCGCCGTCTTCGCCCGTTCTCGCGAAGTCGCGCGCCCACGACGACGACGCTCGTGAGCACCAACAGCAACTGCGTCCCCGAGGAGACGACCGGAAAGACGCGCTCGACGTTCTCGGGTTCCTCGCCCGAGGAGGGGTCGACCCCGGTGCGGTAGTGGCGCGTCTCAGTCGTCGCCCGCGGTTCCTCGGGTGCGAGTTCGACGAACGTCTGGACGACGCCGCGCTGATTCGAGAGGTGGAGTCGCCCGTTTATCGAGTAGAAGCCGTCGTACAGGGGATAAAAGACGTTGACGCCGTTGGTGAACAGGTCCGGGAAGATGCCGCCGAGCGTGAGCGCCGCGAGCGCGGTCCACCCGAGGCGAACCCCGCGGCCGCCGAACCGGTCGCGGAGTCGCGAGCGGCCGGCGAGTCGAGTGTCGTAGAGGAGTGCCCCGCCGAAAAGTAACGGAAGCAACAGCGTATGGAGCAGCGAGCGGTGCGCGCCCGTGAGGACGAACCCGAAGAACGTGTCGAAGTCGGGCACCGCGGCGGCGACGAGGACGACAGTCAGCGCGCGGCGGTCGAACTCGTCGCCGAGGAGTGCGGCCGCGACGAGCGCGCCGACGGCGAGGTGGACGACGGTCGATGGCACGTACTGAGGTCGCACAGCGCGACTATGTACGTTGCGCCGCCGTCCGGGGTCTTCGAGACGCCTGACGAACTCGTCATTCGTCGAACCCTCCTTTCGATAGCCTTTTCCCCGGTCGCCGACCCACACCGCCTATGTGGCAGTCCGCCCGCGGAGGGTCGCGACGATGACCGAGACGCCCAGAGACGACCTCGCTCGACGCATCGCCGGTGAGGTGACGCTCAGCGACGAACCGGGCGCGACGCTCCGGAAGTGGCGAACCGACTTCGACGTCTCCCAGACCGAACTGGCCGCGCAGTTGGACGTCTCCTCGTCGGTCATCTCCGACTACGAGAGCGGCCGCCGCGAGAGTCCGGGCATCGGCGTCATCCGGCGGATGGTCGACTCGCTGCTCGACATCGACGAACAGCGCGGCGGCGGCCGGATTCGCCAGTACGCCCGCGTGCTCTCGGCGGGCTTCGAGAGCGACATCGTCCACGACCTCCGCGAGTACTCCACGTCGATCCCGCTCGACCGCCTCTACGAGGCGATGGAGGCGACCGAACTCGTCCGCGGCGACGAGGACACCGTCAGCGGCCACACCGTCATCGACAGCATCCAAGCCATCACGCGCCTCTCCTCCGACGAGTTCTACCGCCTCTACGGGCAGAGCACGAACCGCGCGCTCGTGTTTACGGGCGTCACCCGCGGCGAGTCGCCGCTGGTCGCGATGCGCGTCGTCAACCCGACGCCGAACGCCGTCGTGCTCCACGGCGTCGAGGAGGACGACCTCTGGGAGCACGCCCCGGCACTCGCGCGCATCGACGGCTTCTCGCTGGCCATCTCGAACCGCGACCTCGACGAGATGCTCGACGAGATGCGCGAGTTGCCGTAACTGGCCTGTTCTCTCTACCGTCGCCTCCGTCGGGTCGGTGTCGATGTGGTGTATCGCCTCCGGCGAGAGCAATCGACCGCTCGGGAGTTCGACCCACCCGGTCGCCAGCAGGCGAATCCGACCCCTTCTCGCGGCTTACCCGAACAGCGACTCGCTTCGGGCGTCTTGGATGGCGTACGCCGCCCCCAGAATCGCCACTCCGAGGAACACTTCGGTGTACCCGGGCGGTGTCGGGTTCGGCAGCAACGACCACGCGAAGATGGCGAGGCTGAAGAGGACGAGGAGCCAGATACGCCACTTGCCGAGGAGTCGCCTTCCGAAGTCGGTGCCGTTCGACCCCTCTTCTTCCAGTCGCCCGGTGCCCGAGTCAGCCCTAATGGCCTCCTCTCCGGTTTCGCTTTCCCTGTCGGTGTCGTCCGTGTCGGTTTCGACGTCCGTATCGTTGCGAACAGACATCTCTTCCCACCACCTGACGGTACGGCGTCGACCCTCAAAGGTAGACGGCAAGAATACAAAAGCCGTTGAAGTGGACGCCGAAGCTACGCGACGTACTCGTACTTGCGCTCGTTCATGCGGCCCCACCCGGTGAAGACGAACTCGTCGGCCGGGGGAGTGAACTCCTCGATCTCCGTCTCCTTCTGATGGTTGTGCGCGTCGTGAACTTGCTCGTACTCGTCGTAGTCGAGTTCGTAGCGGCGTTCGAGTTGGTCGTCGACGTCGAGCGCGCGTATCTCGTCGAGCCACCCGTCGCGAACCGTCTCGGCGTGAATCTCCGCCTGCGCGCCGGAGCCGTACGAGCCGACGAGCAGCCGGTCACCCGCGAGCGACCGTCCCGCCTCGGCGGCGTTCTTCAGCGCGCTGATGCGGGCGATGTGGACCGAGCCGGTGTACCAGTTGCCGACCTGTTCGGAGATGGCGAGCGTCGGTTCGATGGCGCGGGCGTACCAGTCGAGGTAGTTGTCGGTCTTCTTCAGCGCGTCCATGTAGTCGCGGATGGCCGCCTCGTACTCATCCCACGACCCGAAGTCGGCCTCGCGTGGTTGGCGGCCGATCTCGTCGGCCATCGCGGCCTCGACGTCGGTGCCCCGGGTCATGTGGCGATACCCCAGGAGGGCCGCCTTTCGGACCATCCCGGGGAACGGCGTGTGGAACGGAATGTACTCAAAATGGTCGGGGTGGGTGTCGCCCGCGACGCTCTCGTAATCTTCGAGCGCCTCGCGCATGCGTGCGAGGTACACCTGCACCGAGCGCTTGCCGTCGACGCTCGGGAACTGCTGGTTCGGCTTGAGGAAGTCGGTCTCGTCGGCGGAGCCGTAGCCCTGTTCGGTCGAGAGCTCGACGAGATCTGGGTCCTCGGAGATGAGCATCGCCACCGCGCCCGCGCCCTGCGTCGCCTCGCCGGGGTCGCCGCGCTCGTACAGGGCGGTGTCGGTGGCGACGACCAGCGCCGACCGACCGCGGTTGCGACCGGCTTTGATCCAGTTGTAGGCGTCGTCGAGACTCTGCGTTCCGGCGATGCAGGCGAACTTCCGCTCGCCCTTGTTCGCGTGGTGGAAATCCTCGTCGTACAGCTGTTCGAGACAGCCGGCGATGTACGTCGAGACTGGCTTGGAGTTGTCGAAGGAGCTCTCGGTGGCCACGTCGATGCGGCCGATGTCGTCCGGCGTCAGGCCGCGGCGCTCCATCAGTCGCTTGGCCGCGTTCGCGCCCATCGTGACGATGTCCTCGTACACGTCGGGGAACGAGGAGGCTTCGAGACCGATTCCCTTCGTGTACTTCTCGGGCTCTTCGCCCTTCACCGGAGCGAACGTGCCGGGGAGGTCGAGAACGAGCTTTCCCGTCCACATTTCGACGGCGTCGATGCCGACTGCGGTCATGAATGAGGGATAACGAACATGAGTATATGGGCCTGTCGATGGGGGGTTCGTCAGGTGTCGAACTCAGTACGTGCCGACGGTGAACGTCATCGACTTACTCGACCCGTCCGCGAACCGAAGGCTGACGGTGAGTTCCTCGTTCTGCATGTCCACCTCGTCGCCGGACTCACTCTCGCGGAAGTAGAGCAGCGAGAACGTGACGTCGCTTCCGGCCTCTGCGGTCGCGCGCTCGGTCAGTTCCGCGCGTGTTCCGAGCCGGTAGCGACTGTCGTCGTCGTCGCCTGCCTCGTAGTAACCCGACTCGTCGGTGTCGAGGTAGAGTTCGTGCTGTCCGGGTTGGTTCTGTCCTCCGTTCTGCTCCTGCAGATTGCCCGCCGCGTCGGTGTCGACCGTTATCGCTTCGACCGTCACCGGGTCCGAGCCGTCGTTCGAGACGTTGAACCGGACCGTCGACGACTCCCAGAACGGCTCCGCGTCGCCGTCGTAGCTGACGCTGCTCGCGGCCGTTCCGTCGTCGCTGTCGTCACCGCTGCTACCGCTTCCTTCCGGGACCGTCAACTCGAACGTCGCGTACTCCGCCGCTTCCTCGCCGTACCCGATATCGACCTCGACGTTCTCGTTTTCCGTCGCCTCCTCCGGCGCCTCGTAGACGACGCGCAACCGACCCTCGCTGTCGGTCGTCCGTCCCTCCGGGAACGTGACGCTGCCGTCGCCGGTCGTCACCTCGGCGTCCAGTTCCTCGCCGGTCACCGGGTTTCCGAACCCGTCGCGGACCTCCGCGACGAGCATCCGATTCGTGCCCGCCCGCACCGTCTCGTCGTCGCCGGAGACGTCGGTGACGTACGCCGCCTCCGTCTCGCCGACGTTCGAACCGACGCCGACTTTCGCCATCCGGAGCGAGTACGTCTCGTCCGCTTCGAGCGTAATCGTCAGGATACCGTCGTCGACGGCGACGTCCTCGACGTACCCGCCTTCGGTCTCCGATTCGAGTAGTTCGCGCCAGTCGTCCTCCGACAACTCCGTCGCGAGTGAGATCCGAATCGGTTCGTCGTCGCTCGTCACCGTCGTCGTTCGCGTCGAGGCGCTCGCCGGCCGCACGTCGACCGAGGTCGCGCCGGTCCGCGCCGCCGACACCTCGCCGTCGAGCGACACGAGAGAGATGCGCCGCCCGTCGACGAGCGTCTGCTCGCTCTGGGGGAGTGTCGCGCCGCCACCGAAGCGGTTGTACAGCACCGAGTTCTCGTACACCGTCGTCGGCGGGTTCCGGTACTGCGTGTAATCGGGCGTGTATTCGAGCGACCGCGTCTCGAACGAGCGAATGTCCTCGCCTGTCCAGTAGTCGGCCGTCTCCCCGTCGACGGCTCTCGCGTTCTCGATTTCGATGCCGTCGGCGACGCGCTCTGTCATCGAGAGGCGCCCGCTCGCCGGTGGTGGATTGACGAACAACACCCGGTTCGGATACCGCGCCCCGAGAGAGATCGAAACCGGGTGCGTCGCGTCGGTGTTCGCGCTCCGCAGAATCGCGTTGCGCGCGTCCAACAGTTCCTGTTGAACGCGCTGGTTGTGGTCGAACTCGACGCGCTCGTTGTCCGTCGGGACGACCTGCGCCTGATACATCGACATCGAGAGTATCAGGATGCCGAACAGGAGGACGGAACCCACCTGCACGGTGACCGCACGTCGGTCGTCCCGAAAGTTCATGAGCGGGACAAGTCACGGAGACAGTAAAAGTTACTGCTCCGACGACTGTCTGGTCGTCGAACCGATTACTCGTCGTCTTCGACGACTTCGGGGTCGCTCATCGCGCTCTGGAGGCTGTCGAGACCGTTGACCCACTCGGAAACGAGACCGTACTCCAGTTGCTCGGCGACCGACATGTCGAGCTCCGCGCCGTCGATGATGTGCGTGCCCGCCTGGACGAGATACCCGAGTGCGGCGTCGAGGTCGTCCTCCGCCTCGGCGTCGGCGGCGGCGTGGACGTACTCGTCGACGGGTGCATCGCCGACGGTGCCGCTGTTGACGTACTCCTCGGCGGCGTAGAAGACGCAAACGAGACTCGTCTGGACGCCGTCGATGAGCATCAGTTTCTCCTCGTCTTCGAGCGACGGTTCCGAGAGGACGATATCACGAATCTTCGCGAGTTCGTCGAGCGCTCGTTCCTCGTCGAGCGCGTCGTCCTCGTACGCGGAGACGATTTTAGCGACGGCGATGGCCGCGTCGTCCTGCAGGTTCAACAGCAGTCGAGCGGAGTCCTCGTTCTCGGGGTCTAACTCCTCTTCTTCGACGCGGGTCAGCCAGTTTTGCCACCGTTCCTCCGTGTAGAACGTTTCCTCGGGGTCAACCATATCTCACCCGAACGCTGCAGTACTCAAATGCCTTTCTTCTCAGCGGACACAACGTGCGAACGCCTCACTCGGTGGCGATTCGAGGTCGAATTTCGCCGACCGGACGGCGTCTGACGCAGCGTCCTCACCGGAGAAAGTCAAATACAGCGACAGTTTTCGGTGCACAGAGGTCCCACCGCGGTTTCGGTCACGCGTCCGTCATCTGTCGAGCGTCGCCTCGGTGTCGATACCGTAGACACGCTTCGGCGTCTCGACGTGCGCGTTCCGCATCGCGTCCCCGTATCCCTCCCCCAGCAGCCAGCGGACGCGACGCGGCACCGTCTTCGGTCCCAGCACCGCACCCGGCCGGTCGGGGTCGTCGACGAAGTCCGTCTCCATCAGGAACGGTTCGCCGGTCTCGACGGCGACGCGCAGACGGTCCTTCTCGCTCATCACGCTCGGCGTCGGGCCGCGGAGTCTCCCGGCCGCGTAGTGTTTGACGACGTTCTCCGCCGGGAGGCCGCGTTCCTCGGCCCATTCGGCGATGTCGGTGAGGTCCTCACTCGATTCGGTGTGCAGTTGGACCGCGCAGTCGTGCTCCGCGCCGAGCGCGAGCGCGTGCTTCAACACGTCGTTCGAGGCGGTCCAGACCGAGTCCGACACGTCGTAGTGCGGGCGTCCCGATTTCAGCGCCAGCGCACGCCCCTCGGCGACGAACTCGGCGGCGACGTCGAGGCCGGCACACATCAGGTCGCGCGCGTCCTCGGGCGCGAAGCCGCGCTCGTCGGTCAGACGGGAGACGAGGCCGGGGTGGACACCGAGAACCGGCCACGCACGCCCGTCGAGCACCTCGGTCGCCGAGGCGACCGCGCCGAGCGTCTCCTCGAAGACGGCGCGAAAGTCCTCGCCCGTCTCGGCCTCCACGCCGAGGTGCCACGAGGGCTTGTTGACGACGAGCAGGTGCGTGCCGCCGAGGCGCGCGAACTCCTCGACGGCCTCGACGCCCCGGCCGTGTCGCGGGTCGAGGTGGAGGTGGTTGTCCAAGACGGGGATGTCGAGTTCGTCCATGGTCGTCGTCGGTGCGTGAGAGAGAAAAGTCTGGCCGAGTCGGACGGGAGGTCGGGACCCTGTCGGCCTACTCGCCGAGGGTGATGCTCTCGGTGGCCGCGTTCCGGAGCGCGTCCGACCGCCCGTGCGCCCCCGGCGCGATGGCGAGCGTCCGAACTCCCTGCGCGTTCGCCATCTCCAGCACCGGTTTGAAATCCGTGTCGCGCGAGGCGATCGCCATCGTTCCCACACTCCCTTCGATGGCGAAGCGCGTCGCGTCGACGGCGAGTTTCACGTCCACGTCGCCGCTCGTGACGATGACCTCGTACCCGCGGGCCTCCGCGGCCTGAATCAGTCCAGGCGTCGCGTGTTCGTCGAGATACAGTCGCGTCGTGACGAGACGCCCCGCCCCTTCCGCCGACTCCCGCACGTCGTCCAAGTCGACGTCGAACTCGTCGCGCAGAATGTTCGGCCCGTCGACGAACAGCGCGACGCCTCTGTCGCGCCCCGACTCGTCCGTGAGCCGTCCGAGCAACTCCATGACCCCGATTTTCCCCGGGAAAGTATAGGCGTGCTGATTCCGACCCCCATTCGTACGAACGCATCCGACGAGAATGTTTTCACCGATTTTCATTTATCTAGTTTTGACAATAAGGAAAATAATTAAATATCCTAGGTGTAACTTTCAGGCGCAGCTATGTCAGACAAAGACACTCCGTCGTGGAAGCGTCGTGGATTCCTGAAGACGACCGGTGCGCTCGGCCTCGTCGGCCTGAGCGGCGTCGGTGCGGCGACGCCGGGTCGCAACCCCGGTCCGAAGGAAGACGAGATTCTCGTCGGCGTCTCGAAGACGGCCGACAGTCCGAAAGCGGAAGTCGAGACGGCCGTACCGGGCAACGCCCGAGTCGTTCACGAGAACAAGCAACTCAGCTACGTCGCCGTGAAGTTCCCATCGCAGGCGTCCGACACCGCCCGCGAGAACTTCATCGAGACGGTGACGAAGCGCGATAACGTCAAGTACGCCGAGAAGAACGAGACGCTCGAAGCGCTGTATACACCGTCGGACGACCGGTACGCCGACCAGTACGCGCCGCAGATGGTCAACGCCGACGCCGCGTGGGACACCACGCTCGGCAGTTCCGACGTCACTGTCGCCGTCATCGACCAGGGCGTCATGTACGACCACCCGGACCTCGCCGACCAGTTCGGCTCGAACGAGGGCTACGACTTCGTCGACGACGACTCCGACCCGTACCCGGACGTCCTCGAAGACGAGTACCACGGGACTCACGTCGCCGGCATCGCGGCGGCGACGACGGACAACGGCGAGGGGATCGCGGGTATCAGCAACTCCACGCTGCTGTCGGGACGCGCGCTCTCCGAGGAGGGCAGCGGTTCGACCGCCGACATCGCCGACGCAGTCCAGTGGGCCGCAGACGAGGGAGCGGACGTCATCAACCTCTCGCTCGGTGGCGGCGGCTACACGGAC from Haloprofundus halobius includes:
- a CDS encoding CaiB/BaiF CoA transferase family protein, producing MTGEARQSDTDTGPLDGVTVLDASRVLVGPFCTMQLGDLGADVIKIERPGSGDQTRGWHPPTYGDSEESAYYLSVNRNKRSLTLDLACEEGRDVFRSLASEADVVVSNFRVGKMAEFGLDYQTLKAENPGLVYCALSGYGEWGPDRDRPAYDLIMQAEGGLMSITGEEDGAPVRVGVAIADIGAGMYATQAILAALFERELGDGTGQKVDVSLLDGQVAWMSYMATNYFATDVPPGRMGSKHPTIAPYQAFPTADGYVVVAVPSPTLWPKFCAAIGHEELVDDERFADNAARVEHRDELDAILEAEFETHTTEELLALFAEFGVPASDVKDMEDVFENPQVRARGMRQSVSHPTAGEVVMPGSPMHLSKTPTSVRQHPPLLGEHTAEILREFGYTDDDIAQFGEDGVV
- a CDS encoding GNAT family N-acetyltransferase; translation: MFPETVETERLRLERLGPDTVDVHDFYAVMSSAEMDEVTRHHTQTRHETPKESADYLDEKAEKWKSGEAAQYVVRPRDGEDGAGEFAGVTGLGFQWEKRTAIMGLWLRKRFWGRGYSGERAAALLHVAFAELDLELASPAHTPENEQSRRAIEKYVDRFGGRYEGILRNWVPAEMTTTGETWDLHRYSIAQTEWCAAVDDETVETPEVQVSYE
- a CDS encoding GNAT family N-acetyltransferase, giving the protein MSSGLFPTVIETERLRLEPRTPEYVDVHELYRICSPSPEMDEVTRHLPWSPHDTPKETSEFLRRGRQHRENHETVDYVIRPRENEDGAGEIAGFGGLNLQWDRRSAGLGLWLGKRFWGRGYSAERAAALLELAFDHLDLELVRVCHDPENENSRRAIKKYVDRFGGQRDGTFRNAAATVDGEVVDRTHYTVTQRQWREAGGDTEPTVRMRWDDD
- a CDS encoding metal-dependent hydrolase family protein; translated protein: MILRDVLLFDRGESREGSIRVDADAGEILAVGDAEAATDADEPVVSLPGRTVLPGLVDAHVHFSLSGEVSVEDVVGMSDAELALVEARNARKTLESGVTGVRAMGARDVDPTLKRAVDSGDVPGPRMVANCRSITITGGHGHHLGREIDGPDDARKAVREQIKQGAEFIKFMTTGGVTTPGSDPDAVAMTDEELHAIVDEAHRRGVHGATHAHGGEGVKAAVAAGVDTVEHGTFLDDEAIEMLVDEDVTLVPTLSAPYHIIRNTEMATEESARKTRDVYERHIDSFRRAVEAGVEIAGGTDAGTPFNAHGSNATEISFMAEYGMTETEAIRAMTETAADAIGLEGSGTLEPGTFADLLVVDGDPTEDVTRLNNPEAVLKGGTVVAGSLPDAE
- a CDS encoding transporter yields the protein MTETNSGRFGVLTAVAGVLAGTVAYAFGYALTYVLTSSEIQNSSAQQLLEVFSGESATWKAVGWVFYNAHFVDAQIPSLFGASRAINFVAEVEAFPSLLYVLPPVLLLLAGVVVARIGGVSDAADGAKVGASVLAGYFALSVVGAFLFTVPIGETATAEPDFVAAVLVAGVVYPAVFATLGGVVAGVVQSSRATISPQ
- a CDS encoding GNAT family N-acetyltransferase is translated as MDVRPYAHGEDSEYDDLWELKRAFELGLGDGTGGDDKRETYEAKLTDEYRESYRAWVDRCVDEDGRTIHVAENGEGRLVGYAFVLPASLSMIWDAAVLNEIYVAPDHRGTGVADELLDAALDAARAQELPLDRMVLDVDGENERARAFYERFGFTHWGEMVAREL
- a CDS encoding metal-dependent hydrolase: MPSTVVHLAVGALVAAALLGDEFDRRALTVVLVAAAVPDFDTFFGFVLTGAHRSLLHTLLLPLLFGGALLYDTRLAGRSRLRDRFGGRGVRLGWTALAALTLGGIFPDLFTNGVNVFYPLYDGFYSINGRLHLSNQRGVVQTFVELAPEEPRATTETRHYRTGVDPSSGEEPENVERVFPVVSSGTQLLLVLTSVVVVGARLRENGRRRRHE
- a CDS encoding helix-turn-helix domain-containing protein → MTETPRDDLARRIAGEVTLSDEPGATLRKWRTDFDVSQTELAAQLDVSSSVISDYESGRRESPGIGVIRRMVDSLLDIDEQRGGGRIRQYARVLSAGFESDIVHDLREYSTSIPLDRLYEAMEATELVRGDEDTVSGHTVIDSIQAITRLSSDEFYRLYGQSTNRALVFTGVTRGESPLVAMRVVNPTPNAVVLHGVEEDDLWEHAPALARIDGFSLAISNRDLDEMLDEMRELP